The Collimonas fungivorans Ter331 genome has a segment encoding these proteins:
- the rplP gene encoding 50S ribosomal protein L16: MLQPARRKYRKEQKGRNKGISHSRGTAVSFGEFGLKAIGRGRITARQIEAARRAMTRHIKRGGRIWIRIFPDKPISQKPAEVRMGNGKGNPEYYVAEIQPGKMLYEMDGVDETLAREAFRLAAAKLPLLTTFVVRQIGQ; the protein is encoded by the coding sequence ATGCTGCAACCAGCACGCAGAAAATATCGTAAAGAGCAAAAGGGCCGCAACAAAGGCATTTCGCATTCGCGCGGCACTGCCGTGTCGTTCGGCGAATTTGGCTTGAAGGCGATTGGCCGCGGTCGTATCACCGCGCGCCAGATTGAAGCAGCTCGTCGCGCAATGACCCGTCATATCAAACGGGGTGGTCGTATCTGGATTCGCATTTTCCCGGATAAGCCAATTTCGCAAAAGCCTGCCGAAGTCCGTATGGGTAACGGTAAAGGTAATCCCGAGTACTACGTGGCTGAAATTCAGCCAGGTAAAATGCTGTACGAGATGGATGGCGTCGATGAAACTCTGGCGCGTGAGGCATTCCGTTTGGCTGCAGCTAAATTGCCATTGTTGACCACGTTCGTCGTGCGTCAAATTGGCCAATAA
- the rplN gene encoding 50S ribosomal protein L14, translating to MIQTESRLEVADNTGAREVMCIKVLGGSKRRYASIGDVIKVTVKVAAPRGRVKKGEIYNAVVVRTAKGVRRQDGSLVKFDGNAAVLLNAKLEPIGTRIFGPVTRELRTERFMKIVSLAPEVL from the coding sequence ATGATTCAAACGGAAAGCCGGCTCGAAGTAGCCGACAACACTGGTGCACGCGAAGTTATGTGCATCAAAGTTCTGGGTGGTTCCAAGCGTCGCTATGCCAGCATTGGTGATGTGATCAAGGTTACCGTCAAAGTGGCAGCGCCACGTGGTCGCGTCAAAAAAGGCGAGATCTATAACGCCGTTGTCGTGCGGACCGCTAAAGGCGTTCGCCGTCAAGATGGTTCGCTGGTCAAGTTCGATGGCAATGCAGCAGTGCTGCTGAACGCGAAGCTTGAGCCAATTGGTACGCGTATTTTTGGACCAGTCACTCGTGAACTGCGCACTGAGCGCTTCATGAAGATTGTGTCGCTCGCGCCTGAAGTGCTGTAA
- the rpsQ gene encoding 30S ribosomal protein S17 — protein MNDQVKQALKRTLVGKVVSDKMDKTVTVLIERHVKHPLYGKIIVRTNKYHAHDETNQAKEGDVVEIQEGRPISKTKAWSVTRVVQVAQVL, from the coding sequence ATGAACGATCAAGTGAAACAAGCGCTCAAGCGCACGCTGGTTGGTAAAGTTGTGTCCGATAAAATGGACAAGACTGTTACCGTCCTGATCGAACGCCACGTCAAGCATCCTCTGTATGGCAAAATCATTGTGCGTACCAACAAGTACCATGCACATGACGAAACCAACCAGGCCAAGGAAGGCGACGTAGTCGAGATCCAAGAAGGACGTCCAATCTCCAAGACTAAAGCTTGGAGCGTGACACGTGTGGTACAAGTGGCACAAGTCCTGTAA
- the rpmC gene encoding 50S ribosomal protein L29, translating into MKASELRDKDQAALTKELNELLKAQFSLRMQIATQQLSNTSQLKKVRRDIARVKTVINSKGAL; encoded by the coding sequence ATGAAAGCATCTGAACTCCGCGACAAAGATCAAGCGGCCTTGACGAAAGAGCTGAACGAATTGCTGAAGGCGCAGTTTAGCCTTCGCATGCAAATCGCAACTCAGCAATTGAGCAATACGTCGCAATTGAAGAAAGTTCGTCGCGATATAGCACGGGTCAAGACCGTCATCAATTCGAAGGGCGCCCTGTAA